The nucleotide window GCGTCGACCTCGTCGAACAGGTACACCCCCGGGTCTCGACGAGGGCGTCGAATATCAGGCGCAGCTTCGCGGCTGTCTCGCCCATGTACTTCGTGATGATGGTGTCGAGCCGGATCGCGAACAGCGGAAGCCCGAGCTCGCCTGCGATGACTCGCGCCGTCGAGGTCTTCCCCGTGCCGGGCGGGCCGATCAACAGCAGCCTGCGTGCCGGGTGCAGCCCGTGCCGGGCGAGCATGTCCCGTTGACGTTGTTCGAGCAGGACGTGCCTCAGCCGCTCGGTCAACGCTGCGGACAGCACAAGGTCCGCCAAGCGTGCCTCGGGATAGCTGACAGTCAGCAGAGAGCCCAGCTCCCCGCGTGGGCGCGCGAAGGGCACCACGGCAGCAACCCGCGCCTGCGACGTTGTTCGCTTGCGTAGTTCGTCGACGAGGTCGCGCAGCTCCTGCGCAAACCTCGACTGCCCGGCGCGAGCAGCCTTGGCGGCCACCTGCATCGCGACCGCGTAGAACTGAGTCGTCACCATCGGCGTGGCTCTTCACCAGTGCTTTGAGCTGGTCATTGGTCGCCACGCCGTCACCTCCTCCGCAGCTTTCGGCGCCGTGACCAGGGTTGGTCGGCGTCACGTTCAGGATATCGGTTGCGGATCGCGGCCGGCCGTCGCCTCGCTGTCGGGCTCTGTCGTATGGACGCACCACCCGGACGAGGCCGACCGGTGTGCACGGCAACCGCCTCGCGCCGCGGGCGTGCCTGGGCGCGTGGCCTGGACGGGCAAGTACAACTTGTGGCCGACGTGGTCGACGCAGACCTTCCCGCCGCGGAGGACGCTCACCGAGATCGGAGTCGTTGTTAAAAGGCATCACGTCGCAGCCCCGACCCGCCAGATCGAGAACAGGTGATGGTCGGTCCAGTGGCCGTAGTCGTAGTGGCCGACGCGTGATCCGCCGGCCTCGATGGTGAGCTGCTCAGCGGGGTCGAAGACGATCATCACGTGGCCGACGCGGTTGGGGCCGAGGTAGCTGTCGGTGAAGATCAGGTCACCGGGCCGCTCCTGGCCGAGCGGCACCCGGTAGCCGTTGCCTTGCGCGACCCAGTTCTGCTGGGCAGCGGCAGTGCGCGGCAGGGTGATGCCGATCTGCGCGAACGCGGCCCGGGTGAACGCCGAGCAGTCCCATGCGGAGGGCCCGTTGGCGCCGTAGACGTACGGCTCGCCGAGCTGGGCGGTGGCGAACGCCAGGACGGTCGCGATCTGCTGGTTCGGCAGCTCGGGCAGGGCGGGGTTGCCGACGCCGCCGATGCCGCAGTCGGACGGGTCGCCCGCGACTACCCCTCCCCCGTACGCGGCGGCGTAGTACAGGACGTCGTTCACGTACCAGTCGGCGTGGTTGTACGCGAACAACGCTCGTCGCACGCCGTCGACGCCGGCGGTGACCCCCGACGCGGTCAGGTAGTTCGCCGCGCTCATCACCGAGTCGGCGTCGTTGCCGATGTTCGCGCGCCCGTCGCCGGATCCGTCGACGCCGTACCGGGCCCAGCTTTCGGGCATGAACTGCATGAGCCCCTGCGCGCCGGCTGAACTCGTCGCGCGGGTGCGCCCGTGGGCGGTCTCCTCCATGCCGACGCCCGCCAGCAGGGTCCAGGGCAGGTGGTACCGGTCGGAGGCAGCGAGGTAGAGCACCTTGACGGCGTCGGGGATGGTCGCGGCCGGGTTGCGCAGCGACGCCAGGCGAGGTGTGCCCGGTGCCGGCAGCTCGAAGCCGAGCCCACCCTCGCCGGCCGGATCACCGTCGGTGAGGACGACCGCCTTGGCCGAGGCTGCGTCGGAGACCGTGCAGGCCGCCTGGACGGCCCCGCCGGAGACGGTGGACACGATCGCCGCCGCGCCCATCAGAACCAGCGCGACCGGCATGACGAGGGCCACCACGATCCCGGTTGCGAGGACCTTCATGACCTACGCCGCCCCGGCGATGGCCTCGTTGGTCCACGTCAGCTGCTGCTCGACCGGGTGCAGCCGCGTCTCGACCTTGTACGGGTGCTCGCCGACCATCCACAGCGCCCGGCCCTTGCGCTGCATCGCCCACCCGGTGATCGCCGCGGTCGCCTGCGGGCCAAGGCCGAGCATCGCGTCCAGGTCGCGGGCGATCTCGGGCTTCTGGCCGTGCAGGATCTTGATGTCGGCGAGGTGCATGAGGTCCCGGGCGATGTTCGCGGCCTGGGAGCCGACGTCACCGACGGTGAGCATGTCGGACGGCTTGTGCGCGTTGGCCCACTGGATGTCACCGCCCTTGCCGGCCACGCCCCGCGACAGGCGGAAGTCCTCGTCCAGCGACTTCACGGCGTCCACGCCCAGGCGCATGATCTTCCACACCTCGTCGCGCACGACGACGCGCAGGTCCCCCGGCGGGGCGATCTCGCGCATGCCCCGGCCCCAGGAGTTCAGCGCGAGCAGGGCGATGCCGATCGCCTCGTCGCCCAGCGGGCTCAGCCGCGACAGCGACAGGGACTGGATGGGGGCGGTCCAGTCGACGGCGATGTTCGTGTGGTCGTCGAACAGGCCGGCCAGGGCCCCGGAGACGAGTTGGCCCAGGGCGTCGCGCAGCAGGCGGCTCTCGTCGAGGAACTGCTGGCGGGTGGCGAAGCGGCACTGGTCGACGAGGGTGTCGCTGGGCTCGTCGAGGTGGTGCCACAGCTGCGGGATCGTCGTCTCGGTGAGGGTCGATGAGGCGTGCGCGTAGCCGGTGAGGTCGCGCAGTGCGGTCTTGACGATCACCTCCTCGGAGGGGCCGAATGGGACGCGTTGCTCGCCGATCCGCTGGCTGCCGACGAGGCCGCGGACGAGCGTCAGCCAGCGGGAGAAGACGATTGCGGCGCGCTGCTGTGCCTGCCGGGCGTTCAGCCGGTCCCAGCCGTCGCCGAGGGTCCGAACGCCAGCGGGTTCACCCGTGCCGGCATGCCGGGGCCGAGGGCGATGGGGTCGACGCCGAAGAATCGGCACAGCGGCTCGTACTCGTCCTTCGGGTCGCCGAGGATGAGGATGCGGTAGCCGAAGTCGGTCATGCGCAGGGCGAACGCCTTCGTGGTGGCGGACTTTCCGGTGCCGGGCTTGCCCATGGTGATGACGTTGGCGTTGGTGACGGGGATGTCGTCGCGCAGCACCCAGCCGATCGGGTCGGCGTAGAACGCGGTGCCCGACATCGTGTCGGCGCCCATCTGAGCCCCGGTCTGTGGCAGCCCGGGGCCGGCGACGAACGGCCAGAACGCCCCGGCCTGGTCGGAGGTCATCTGGTAGGACACCACCGGCGCCGACGCGGGTGCCCAGCCTAGGCCTCGTCGTCGGTCGCCGCGCGCCCGCACGTGCCGGAATAGCCTGTCGGGCGAGGCGGCGGGCGGCGTAGCGAGAGCGGCGGGCAGGTCGTGCCCGAAGTCGGCGAGGAGCCGGGAGACGTCCCTGCCCGTCGTTGCCGGCCGGGGGCTCACGCGTCCCCCGTCCGCGTCAGGCTCACGCCGAGCGGCACGACGGAGGCGGCGAACGCAATGTCGTGGCTGACGTCCAGGCGCAGCGGGGCGAACCCGGCGCGGCGGATCGCTGCGTCCAGGCGGCGCCCATACTCGGCGACGCGCACTGTCTTGGGCACGGTGACCGTACACACCGCGTACGGGCGGGTGACCGCGCTGCCGCGGGCCTGCTTGATCTCCAGGGATCGCACCTGCGCGGCCGCGTCGTGCATCTTCGTCGTCGAGCGCATCCGGGCCCGCTCCCGCAACCCCTGACCCATGTCGGCGGCCCACTCGCGCGACGCCGTCTGCCGAGCGGCCTTGGCCTGGCTCAGGATCGGGAAGGCGACGAGGAAGCTGCGCCGCTCCCCCGGCTCGGTCGGGGTCAGGACCGGAGCGAGCGCACCCAGGACGGCGCCCTTGACCGGGAGCTTGATGGTGGCGCTGATCGAGTTCCACGCGTCGTGGCTGTAGTGCCGGGCGACAACGTCGGCGCCCGATGGGCCGGCCATGGCCCACGGGACGTCCGCGGTGACGTCCTCGCCGTTTGCCGCAGCGAGGAGCGCGTCGACGATCCCGGCGCGGTCACCGGGGGCGAACCCGGTGCGGCACGCCACGGCGAGCTCGGGGCTCGTCAGCCAGGTCACGGCTACCGCGCCGAGGCCGCCCTTGAGCTGGGCCTCGACCTCGGCCATGAGCCCGTACATGACCTGGGCGCGTCCCTCGACCCCACGGCCGGCCTCTCGGGCCGCCTTCCCGATCCGGGTCTCGGGCACGACGATCGTCACGAACGCCTGAGTGCGGACCGACGCCTGCGTCAGGACGCGCTGCAGGTCGTCGTTGATCGCCCGGACCTGCGCCGGCCCGTCGGGGCGGCGGTGACGGCGGATCCACTCGTCGCGCTCGGCGCCGTCCTCGGGGACCGTGCGCACCAAGAGCAGGACCTCGTCGATCAGCTCGGTGCGTCCCGCCTGGTCGATCAGGTCGGCCAGGCCCTTGGCCATCCGCGCCCGGTCGTCGACCCCGCGCATGCCGATACCCGGGTGGACGATCGCCGCCGTCGCCGCCCAGGTGCGCGCGACGTGGTTCTGGATCAGGGCTACCCGCGCGGCGTTCAGGCCGACGGGCGGCCCCTCGTGGATCTCGACGCCGGTCAGCGACCCCGGCAGATCGACGCCTCCGAGGTCGTCGGCCTGCCCGCGCGAGGCCTGGGAGCGAAACCGGGTCCAACCGCCGAGCCCGCCGATCGCGACGGCCGTGCTGGCCAGCAGCCAGCCCAGGGCCGAGCGGCCCCGCACCGGGACGACAGTCACCACGGCGACCACGCCGGCGACCAGGAGAAGGACGGCCGCCGACGCCCACGCTCGTCGGCTCAACGCCCAGAGGACAGGCAGGACGCAGACGGCCAGCACGGCCGCCTGCCAGCCTGTGAGCCCGAACGGGAACCAGCCGATCCTGGCTCGGGAGTACTCGCTGTAGACCTGGCTCACGGGCAGTCTCCTCTCTCAGACGACGACCGCGGCGACGGCTGCCTCGGGCGCTGCGGCTGCGCCGCCTCCGGCACCGCCGGCGGCGCCGGCCGTCGGGGATCCGCCGACCGGGGGCTTCCCGGTGGCGCTCGGGCTGGGACCGAAGCCGGCATCGTCGTCGGGCCCCGAGCCATTGATGTCCGGGGTGTCCTCGTCGCGCGAGCGTCCCTGTTGACCGGGCCGGGAGCGGCTGCCGGAAGAAGTCCGGGATGTAGGTGTTGTGGCCGACGCCCATCTGATTCGTCAGGTCCGCACCGAGGGCGGCACCCTGGCTCCCCAGGCCCTGCGCCATGCCCCAGCCCTGCGCCAGCACCTGACCGCCCGCGCCGAGGGCGCCGAGAAAGCCGCCCGCCGAGCGAGCAAACCGGTCGTTCGTGGCCGCCTCCGTGTCGGCCTCCCCCTCCGGACTGCCCGGAGGCGTCGCTGCTGGAGGCTGCATCCGAGGTGTTGGCGCCGTCCGCCCGCCCGTTCAGGACTCCTTGCCAGCCGCCCTGGGCGGCCAGCCCGGCGCGCATGGCCGAGCCGGAGCTCGTCCCGGGGTCGACGAACGCGAGCAGCTTGAACAGCGCCAGCGGCGCGAAGCTGCCGACGAAGATCCAGCACGACGCCCGGGACGGCAGTGCCGATCGCCGTCTGCAGGGAGTCGGTCATCGACAAGGCCACGCCGCTGGTCGCCTTCACGCCCAGACCAAGCATCAGGACCATCAGGACGGGCGTGAACGCGGCGGCCAGGAACCAGCGGAACGTCTTCCAGAACCAGGACCGTCCGCCGTCCCAGACGAGCCCGGCCGCGGACACCGGATTGGTGGCGGCCAGCACCATGAGCGCGGCCGCGCGGGCGAGCATGACCAGCAAGTGCGCCACGGCCGCGAACACGACGAAGATCCCCAGAACCCCGAGGACCGTCGCGACGGTGCCGTCCGTGAGGTCCGCGGTCGAGAACCCCGTCCACGGCTGCCACGCCGACATTGAGTCGACGCCGAGCAGCGACTGCGTCAGCGCCCTCGTGAGTCCCCCGGCGGCGGCGAGGATCGCGACGGCGAAGACGATCCACATCACCCACACCGCTCCGAACTGGCCTACCCCGAGCAGCACCCGGCCCACGCTCTGCCCGTCGCGGCGCACCCCGGCGATGCCGAGCTGCACCAGGAACAGCAACAGCACCACGGCGCCGGCGATCCAGAACGTCGCGCCGTAGAGGTCCCGCATCGGGCCGCCGGCGCTCAGGTCGGGCACGAGGAACGCGTCCTCGATGGTGAGGGCGAGCTTGAGCAGCCACAGCCCGGCATTCCAGATGCCCAGCATCGCGGCGGTCCACCCGTCGGCGACGACACTGGCGGCAGCGTTGCCCAGGGCAGCGAAGGGGTTGAGGTAGTCCGACCAGTTCATACCGACCTCACTTCGCCGCGCTCGTCGTCCAGGTGCGCCACCCGGCGGCGGCGGCGAGATCGGTCCCAGGCCAGGTCGATGGCGCGGGCGCCGGGGACGCACCGGGCGCGATGACCCAGCGGTCGGCGGCCCACTGCGGGCGTTCGCAGTACCCGTACGCCGCGCGAGCTTCCGTCACGACGGTGACCGTGACGTCGAGCAGCACGCAGGCCACCACCCAGTCATCCTCGTCGCTGCCCTTGATCTGCGCGGCCACAGGGACGGTGACCACCGAGGTGCCGGGTGCGTCGATGTGCCGCCCGGCCTCGCTGGCCAGGAGGGCCTGGACCGCGGCCATCAGCGCCCACTCCTCGACTCCCGGCGCCCCGGGCGCGGACCAGTGCTCGTGCGCGGCTCGCACCTGCGGGATCGACATGCTCTGCAGAACCGTCGTCGCTATCGCGGCGAGCTGGCCGACCGCACCCTCGGGGTGCGATCGAACCCCGTCGGGACCTCCGCAGGGCCAAGACTCGTCGCCGCGGGCACCACGATCGTCGGCG belongs to Cellulomonas sp. P24 and includes:
- a CDS encoding type IV secretion system protein: MNWSDYLNPFAALGNAAASVVADGWTAAMLGIWNAGLWLLKLALTIEDAFLVPDLSAGGPMRDLYGATFWIAGAVVLLLFLVQLGIAGVRRDGQSVGRVLLGVGQFGAVWVMWIVFAVAILAAAGGLTRALTQSLLGVDSMSAWQPWTGFSTADLTDGTVATVLGVLGIFVVFAAVAHLLVMLARAAALMVLAATNPVSAAGLVWDGGRSWFWKTFRWFLAAAFTPVLMVLMLGLGVKATSGVALSMTDSLQTAIGTAVPGVVLDLRRQLRAAGAVQAARVRRPRDELRLGHARRAGRPGRLARSPERAGGRRQHLGCSLQQRRLRAVRRGRPTRRRPRTTGLLARRAAFSAPSARAVRCWRRAGAWRRAWGARVPPSVRT
- a CDS encoding bifunctional lytic transglycosylase/C40 family peptidase, producing the protein MKVLATGIVVALVMPVALVLMGAAAIVSTVSGGAVQAACTVSDAASAKAVVLTDGDPAGEGGLGFELPAPGTPRLASLRNPAATIPDAVKVLYLAASDRYHLPWTLLAGVGMEETAHGRTRATSSAGAQGLMQFMPESWARYGVDGSGDGRANIGNDADSVMSAANYLTASGVTAGVDGVRRALFAYNHADWYVNDVLYYAAAYGGGVVAGDPSDCGIGGVGNPALPELPNQQIATVLAFATAQLGEPYVYGANGPSAWDCSAFTRAAFAQIGITLPRTAAAQQNWVAQGNGYRVPLGQERPGDLIFTDSYLGPNRVGHVMIVFDPAEQLTIEAGGSRVGHYDYGHWTDHHLFSIWRVGAAT
- a CDS encoding SCO6880 family protein translates to MSQVYSEYSRARIGWFPFGLTGWQAAVLAVCVLPVLWALSRRAWASAAVLLLVAGVVAVVTVVPVRGRSALGWLLASTAVAIGGLGGWTRFRSQASRGQADDLGGVDLPGSLTGVEIHEGPPVGLNAARVALIQNHVARTWAATAAIVHPGIGMRGVDDRARMAKGLADLIDQAGRTELIDEVLLLVRTVPEDGAERDEWIRRHRRPDGPAQVRAINDDLQRVLTQASVRTQAFVTIVVPETRIGKAAREAGRGVEGRAQVMYGLMAEVEAQLKGGLGAVAVTWLTSPELAVACRTGFAPGDRAGIVDALLAAANGEDVTADVPWAMAGPSGADVVARHYSHDAWNSISATIKLPVKGAVLGALAPVLTPTEPGERRSFLVAFPILSQAKAARQTASREWAADMGQGLRERARMRSTTKMHDAAAQVRSLEIKQARGSAVTRPYAVCTVTVPKTVRVAEYGRRLDAAIRRAGFAPLRLDVSHDIAFAASVVPLGVSLTRTGDA